The DNA region TCCGCAATCCGAAACTGTTCACCTACAAATGTCAAAGAATCAGCTAAATGTTCTCGCCAATATTGCCAAGTATGACTACCAGGAAATTGCTGTAATAGATTGTAAATTTTTTGCTGATTCAGGACTTTTGAAAATTCTTTGGCATCATCGAGTTCTTCCGTATCAGACGTACCGGAATCTAAATAAATTCGCAATCTTTTTTTGGCTTGATTTGGTAGAGTTTTAATATAGCTAATTGGGCTATTTTGCGGGCCACTTTTATCTTGAAAATAGCCACTATGACTAAATAAAATTGAAAAGTTTTGTAAGTTATGTAACCCTACATTCATTGCACCCCAACCACCAGAAGATAATCCTCCCATTGCCCAAAAATCAGGATTAGGTAAAGTGCGATAACGCTGCTGCACTACTTTTACCAGTTCATCACCTACGGCTGTCGCAACTTTACCATTGGGGCCGTCGATATATTGAGGGTCAAAATAGGGGC from Aulosira sp. FACHB-615 includes:
- a CDS encoding esterase family protein, yielding MNYKKTLVILISAFTLVGCNYSQGIAAKPTPIKVSILPAQPDVNTLATPLTYQIESYDSQAMPGKRTYGVSLPPGYEQHPQQRYPVIFLLHGGHGEPLDWFSEKKGQALKTLTKLYTTGKLPPSIIITPDGNDKRGSSPYFDPQYIDGPNGKVATAVGDELVKVVQQRYRTLPNPDFWAMGGLSSGGWGAMNVGLHNLQNFSILFSHSGYFQDKSGPQNSPISYIKTLPNQAKKRLRIYLDSGTSDTEELDDAKEFSKVLNQQKIYNLLQQFPGSHTWQYWREHLADSLTFVGEQFRIAEIAHAADNLGISQPKKQKVN